The window CCTGCAGCTTGGCGCCGGTTTCGAGAACGACCTGCTTGGTGACGTTCGTGGCCGTGTCGCCTCGAACAGCCGGCTCGGCCTCGACGACTTTGAGCTGGACCGAAATGGGCATTTCCGCCAGTACCGGCTTGCCTTCGATAAAGGAGATGGAACAGCGGTCCCCTTCCCGAAGGAATTTTTTCGAGTCGCCGAGGAGGCTGTCCGGAATGAAGATCTGATCGTAGGTCTCCAGATCCATAAAATGCAGGGTGTCTTCCTCGGCGTACAGGAACTGCATGTCCTTAGCTTCAAGACGGATTTCCTCAATCTGATCGGTCATGCGAAACGTAACATCCATGACGCGCCCGGTCTTGACGTTTTTCAGTTTGGTGCGCAGCATGGCGCGCCAGTTGCCGGGCGTCACATGCTGAAATTCGACCACGACCCATATATCGTTGTTGTGGCGAATGGCCATTCCATTGCGAAATTCGGAAACCGAAGCCATACTCGTATTCAACTCCTGTGGTTCTTGCTGCGTCAATCGCGTATAGCATAACATGCGCGAAGCGCCCGACGCATCTCGCATCATTCCACATGGCTTCCTTGTCCGCATCGGTTTTGTTTCCGTTGTCGGTGGCGGCAACGCCAGTCTCCCACGGCTTTGACAAACCGGAACATGCTGGCGGGGGAAAGTGGGGGGGGATGAACCGATGATAATGGCGTATTGCATATATAGCGCTGCTATAAATTAAAATGGTCACATTGCTTCCGCGATCCGTTCCTGTCAAAATATGCGCCCGAATTCCAACGTCGTCCGGTCCGATATGGCTTTGTTCAGTGACAGGTTTCCGTTTGCGCCGCGCGCAAAAGATTTTTCCTATGGCGCGGTGACGCCGGAAAACCTGCCGTGGATCATGCGCCGTCATATTCTCACGGGGGCAATGGGCACGGCTTATTTCAACCTGACGACCGGCATGTTTTTGGTGGCCTTTGGCAATGCCATCGGCGTGAGCGTGATGGAATGGGGAATACTGGGGGCCGTGTCGTGCTTTGCTATTGCCATGCAATTGATCACGGCATACGCATCGGGCCGCTTCGGCTACCGCCGCGTGCTCTGGTTCATCGGTGAAACCGCCAACCGCCTCCTGCGGACGATCGCCATTATTGCCGCCTACCTGTTCGTCGATCATGGATTTCCGGCGGCGGCGCCCCATGTGCTGGTCGGGTTGATGTGCGCGGCCAGTTTCGCATCGGCGGGAGCCGCTCCGCCATGGTACAGTTGGCTGGCGGACCTGATACCGGAAAAGGTGCACGGCACATTCATGGGACGTCGCGACGTATGGCTGTCCTTTGCCACGGTGGCGTTGGTGATACCGGCCAGCATCGGCGTGGACATAGCGCCGAACCATGCCAAAATCCACGCGCTGGGACTCGTTTTCGCTTTGGGAATGGCGGTGGGCATGGTGGATTTGTTCATGCACCGCCGGATTCCCGAACCGGCGCCCGCCTGCGATGCCAAGGGAAGTTTCCTCGAACATTTGCTTGCGCCCCTGCGCGACGGCGCTTATCGTCCATGGCTGGTGTTTACGGCCTGCTGGAATTTCGCGGTGTTTCTCGGCGGGGCGCTCGCGACCATTTTCTTCGTCGAGGATTTGCACATTCGCGATCACCTGATGGGGGGCGCGCTGGTGTTAGTGGCCGTTCCCTTGGCCGGCATCATGCTCACCGGTAGAATGACGGGGCGGTTGGTGGATCGCTTGGGCGTGAAACGGGTCATGATCGGATCGCATTTCCTTTGGACCATTCTGCCGATCTTCTGGATCGTGGCGACGCCGGCGACGGCGATGTTCTGGCTGACGGTAAGCAGCATTCTGGGCGGGGCCGGCTCTTCGGCGGCGGTCAATGCCTCGCTAAAAATCCAGACCCGCATTTCGCCGGGCAATTATCGGGCCATGTATATCGCCATCGCGGCCTGCGTGGGCAATTTCGCGGGCGGCTTGGCGACCCTGATGGCCGGTTATTTCCTCGAAGCGCTCAAGGGACGTCAATGGACGGTGGCGGACATGGTCTTCGTGCCGTTTCACGTCATTTTCATCGTATCGGTTCTGTTGCGCCTGGCGGCGTGGGGACTCCTGTTCCGGATACCCTCGCCTCAGTTCGACCGGCCCATTGAAAAGGATTCCTGAGGCAGTCATCTTGCGTTCGTCCTTCTTCGTATTCAATGATGCAGGCATTGAATCGGAAGGAAACAGGGATGACTGGCGCCAAAATCGGATTCGCGTGTTGTTGGACGGCAGGAATGGTCTTGCGAAATCAACCATCCGGCGGGAACCGCTGATAAACGATGTTTGCTTTCATGGCCATTGTCCTCGTCTCCGTGGGCGCGCCCGAAATCTGGGTCGAATCGCCGCTGGTTCGCGTGTTTCCGGAAAGTTTTCCGTTGGCCGAATCCGCCCGGGAAGCGCGCCTGCGTGCCGCATGCGGCGAACGCGAATCAATCCAACTATGCATCCGCGCCAAGGGAAAGCCGCTGGAAGCCGTTTCGATCGAAGGGCATCCCATCGGAAAACATATCCCGCCGCCCGACGTGTACCGCACCGGCTATTTGCGTATCGAGCAACCGTCTCCGCGCGCGGAACGCGAAGGAACCCTCTGGCCGGATCCCTTGCTTGAATGCAACACGTTTTCCCTTGAAGCCGATTCGACGGCGGCAATCCGGCTGATATACGGCGTGCCCCGCGACGCTGTTCCGGGGACCTATTCCGGAAAAGTCTCCGTCCATTTCGGCAAACGGGGCAAACGCACAATCCCGATCTCTTTTGAGATCTTTCCCTTCCTGCTGCCTGAAACGCCATCGCTGCGAACCGCGTTTCCACTCGATCGCAAATCCATCCGCGACGTGTACGGGATCGCCGACACGGATCTGGAGGCATGGAAACCCTTTTACGACGCGCTGTCGCGCGAGCGCATCGCATATCGCGTGTGGGACGGGGGACCGCTGGTCACGATCGATCGCGAAGGCAACGCAGACACTTCCCGTCTCAAGGAGCATATCGCCTACGCGGTGGACTCGGCCCATTTCAACGCCATTGATATCGGCGCGGGTCAGGCCGGCATTGCCCCGTTTCCAGCGCCCAAGCCCGGGAAATTGCAGGATCCACTTCAATTTTACCTGCACGACATGTGCAACTGGCTCGATGATCGCGGCCAATTGCCGCTGGCCTATATCGAAGTCATGCCGCTGCCGGAACGTGCCTATTGGCAGGCCGCGCGCGAGGCCTACTTTCGCGTTCATAGAAACGACAAGCGCGTTGCTCGCCTGCTCGCGGGCGCGGGCGATCCCTTTTTCGAACGTTACACGGACATTTGGGCGACGCCGCTCGGAAGTTTCGACCCGTATTGCGATGCCTTGCTGCGACAGGGACGATCATTGACCATCACGCAAAACGCTCCCGCGGAGGCGGTTTCCGCGCGTTCTTCGGGCAGTTTTCCCGGCGAAACCTCACGCGAATCGCGTCCTGAAGACGCATACGACGGATGCCTGTTCACCTATTGGGTCTCGCGTGGAATCCCCATGCCCGACGAACCGCAATGGCTTCAGATCAATCTAAGGGAACCGGTGACGGTACGAACCATTCGCATCATCTGGAAAAACGGGCTGGAAGCGAAAGAACTCGACGTCGAGCGATGGATCGGCAGTCATTTCTCGCGTTTCTCCCGGATCCGCTGGACGCCGCATCCGCCGCCGTCCCTTTTTACGCAAAGT of the Candidatus Hydrogenedentota bacterium genome contains:
- the efp gene encoding elongation factor P, yielding MASVSEFRNGMAIRHNNDIWVVVEFQHVTPGNWRAMLRTKLKNVKTGRVMDVTFRMTDQIEEIRLEAKDMQFLYAEEDTLHFMDLETYDQIFIPDSLLGDSKKFLREGDRCSISFIEGKPVLAEMPISVQLKVVEAEPAVRGDTATNVTKQVVLETGAKLQVPLFIKVGDTIKIDTRTGKYSERVATA
- a CDS encoding MFS transporter, with product MALFSDRFPFAPRAKDFSYGAVTPENLPWIMRRHILTGAMGTAYFNLTTGMFLVAFGNAIGVSVMEWGILGAVSCFAIAMQLITAYASGRFGYRRVLWFIGETANRLLRTIAIIAAYLFVDHGFPAAAPHVLVGLMCAASFASAGAAPPWYSWLADLIPEKVHGTFMGRRDVWLSFATVALVIPASIGVDIAPNHAKIHALGLVFALGMAVGMVDLFMHRRIPEPAPACDAKGSFLEHLLAPLRDGAYRPWLVFTACWNFAVFLGGALATIFFVEDLHIRDHLMGGALVLVAVPLAGIMLTGRMTGRLVDRLGVKRVMIGSHFLWTILPIFWIVATPATAMFWLTVSSILGGAGSSAAVNASLKIQTRISPGNYRAMYIAIAACVGNFAGGLATLMAGYFLEALKGRQWTVADMVFVPFHVIFIVSVLLRLAAWGLLFRIPSPQFDRPIEKDS
- a CDS encoding DUF4091 domain-containing protein, producing MFAFMAIVLVSVGAPEIWVESPLVRVFPESFPLAESAREARLRAACGERESIQLCIRAKGKPLEAVSIEGHPIGKHIPPPDVYRTGYLRIEQPSPRAEREGTLWPDPLLECNTFSLEADSTAAIRLIYGVPRDAVPGTYSGKVSVHFGKRGKRTIPISFEIFPFLLPETPSLRTAFPLDRKSIRDVYGIADTDLEAWKPFYDALSRERIAYRVWDGGPLVTIDREGNADTSRLKEHIAYAVDSAHFNAIDIGAGQAGIAPFPAPKPGKLQDPLQFYLHDMCNWLDDRGQLPLAYIEVMPLPERAYWQAAREAYFRVHRNDKRVARLLAGAGDPFFERYTDIWATPLGSFDPYCDALLRQGRSLTITQNAPAEAVSARSSGSFPGETSRESRPEDAYDGCLFTYWVSRGIPMPDEPQWLQINLREPVTVRTIRIIWKNGLEAKELDVERWIGSHFSRFSRIRWTPHPPPSLFTQSSLEGTFDEAETFQSIRFEFRASFFHRVVGVTEIVFGDMDTLEPAASIAPIATWLCESVNDFPSFAVDARPVEARLFPWVCWGHQAEGFVARRLNRWPPAWVNESVAQPLVWRCRDAGLGFLFYPGRNGLLPSVRSEALRDGMEDFEYLVMLDQAVKMGRVSARDAGTLCMRRLFSANVPPQQVDELARIVEYDRVRIGWALTKAGKDQRP